One genomic region from Colletes latitarsis isolate SP2378_abdomen chromosome 10, iyColLati1, whole genome shotgun sequence encodes:
- the LOC143346692 gene encoding peptidyl-alpha-hydroxyglycine alpha-amidating lyase 1 isoform X1 encodes MMHLQHDIACCISVLFILSFANAYYQNYPNFENIGSHNKNYEYSDDNENPISSLYDNGHISQNAVDSEVHSVDVFDKNIVWDSHWASNLKCGQISAVSIDPNGNIGIFHRGSRKWDQTTFDINDRFNPDEGPIQENTIILLDKSGRKLFEWGANMFYLPHGITIDSYGNYWITDVALHQVFKYDAKDIAMMKNMAKLKKRQYNQETMFLDNHRFNNVLEGQAIKPSLALGDAFEPGNNERRFCKPTAVAVQNNGDFFVSDGYCNFRIIKFNAKGERILHWGRHWNGQGSMYAQSPPVNAFLIPHALALAPEYNLIFVADRENGRVLSFSTNNGTFQKEYKHPAIGTKIYSVAYAKDKLYLINSPEGIERAHAQGFVLDVNSGNILSQFEPNHNMERPHDIAVTENGSEIYIVDLDYHTVYRFLQDINASMQTGNLVMKNARHEPAPLTDSNSNNPSPGGTTTATLVLSLVTAAVIFIAFCVTIAAVVARCQKRGCLLIMRKRMRWEAERRENFKLSSLLDGRRSKSFKILEKRPNPRDFKQLNTEPETSEDEHPENSFTRVI; translated from the exons ATGATGCATTTACAACATGACATTGCCTGTTgcatttctgttttatttattttaagtttTGCTAACGCCTATTACCAAAATTATCCTAATTTCGAG AATATAGGATCGCACAACAAGAATTACGAATACAGCGATGATAATGAGAATCCAATATCTTCATTATATGACAATGGGCATATATCGCAAAATGCAGTGGATTCTGAGGTACATTCTGTGGATGTGTTTGACAAAA atatcgTATGGGATTCCCACTGGGCTAGTAATTTGAAATGTGGTCAGATATCAGCAGTGTCTATAGATCCCAATGGTAACATAGGAATATTTCACAGAGGTTCAAGAAAATGGGATCAAACTACATTCGATATAAATGACAGAtttaatccagatgagggcCCGATTCAAGAGAACACTATAATTCTTTTAGATAAATCTGGAAGAAAACTGTTTGAATGGGGTGCAAACATGTTTTATTTACCACATGGTATAACAATTGATTCATATGGAAATTATTGGATAACTGATGTTGCCTTACATCAGGTTTTTAAATATGATGCTAAAGACATAGCAATGATGAAAAATATGGCAAAATTGAAGAAAAGACAATATAACCAAGAAACAATGTTCCTTGATAATCATAGATTTAACAATGTGTTAGAAGGTCAAGCTATTAAGCCATCACTCGCTCTTGGAGATGCTTTTGAGCCTGGAAATAATGAAAGACGATTTTGTAAACCAACAGCAGTGGCTGTACAGAATAATGGTGATTTTTTTGTTAGTGATGGTTACTGCAATTTTAGAATTATTAAGTTTAATGCAAAAGGGGAAAGAATTTTACATTGGGGCCGACATTGGAATGGACAAG gaaGCATGTATGCACAAAGTCCTCCAGTAAATGCATTTCTTATACCACATGCTTTAGCTCTTGCTCCAGAGTACAACTTAATTTTTGTTGCTGATAGAGAAAATGGTAGAGTTCTATCTTTCTCCACGAATAATGGAACATTCCAGAAAGAATATAAGCATCCTGCGATTGGTACAAAGATTTACAGTGTGGCTTATGCTAAAGATAAGCTTTATTTGATCAATAGTCCAGAAGGAATTGAGAGAGCACATGCACAAGGCTTTGTTCTTGATGTAAATTCAGGAAATATATTATCCCAATTTGAACCAAATCATAATATGGAGAGGCCTCATGATATAGCTGTGACTGAAAATGGGTCTGAAATATATATAGTGGATTTGGACTATCACACTGTATACAGATTTTTGCAAG ATATAAATGCTTCGATGCAAACTGGTAATTTAGTGATGAAAAACGCTCGTCATGAACCCGCACCTTTAACGGACAGTAACTCTAACAATCCTTCTCCTGGAGGTACTACAACAGCAACATTAGTCTTATCCCTTGTTACAGCAGCAGTCATTTTTATTGCCTTCTGTGTAACAATTGCTGCAGTTGTAGCAAGATGTCAAAAAAGAg GATGCTTATTAATAATGCGAAAAAGAATGCGCTGGGAAGCTGAGAGGCGAGAAAATTTTAAACTATCGAGTCTTTTGGATGGCAGAAGGAGCAAGAGCTTCAAGATATTGGAGAAACGGCCAAACCCACGAGATTTCAAACAATTGAACACAGAACCAGAAACATCGGAGGATGAACATCCGGAGAATAGTTTTACGAGGGTCATTTAA
- the LOC143346692 gene encoding peptidyl-alpha-hydroxyglycine alpha-amidating lyase 1 isoform X2: protein MMHLQHDIACCISVLFILSFANAYYQNYPNFENIGSHNKNYEYSDDNENPISSLYDNGHISQNAVDSEVHSVDVFDKNIVWDSHWASNLKCGQISAVSIDPNGNIGIFHRGSRKWDQTTFDINDRFNPDEGPIQENTIILLDKSGRKLFEWGANMFYLPHGITIDSYGNYWITDVALHQVFKYDAKDIAMMKNMAKLKKRQYNQETMFLDNHRFNNVLEGQAIKPSLALGDAFEPGNNERRFCKPTAVAVQNNGDFFVSDGYCNFRIIKFNAKGERILHWGRHWNGQGSMYAQSPPVNAFLIPHALALAPEYNLIFVADRENGRVLSFSTNNGTFQKEYKHPAIGTKIYSVAYAKDKLYLINSPEGIERAHAQGFVLDVNSGNILSQFEPNHNMERPHDIAVTENGSEIYIVDLDYHTVYRFLQDINASMQTGNLVMKNARHEPAPLTDSNSNNPSPGGCLLIMRKRMRWEAERRENFKLSSLLDGRRSKSFKILEKRPNPRDFKQLNTEPETSEDEHPENSFTRVI, encoded by the exons ATGATGCATTTACAACATGACATTGCCTGTTgcatttctgttttatttattttaagtttTGCTAACGCCTATTACCAAAATTATCCTAATTTCGAG AATATAGGATCGCACAACAAGAATTACGAATACAGCGATGATAATGAGAATCCAATATCTTCATTATATGACAATGGGCATATATCGCAAAATGCAGTGGATTCTGAGGTACATTCTGTGGATGTGTTTGACAAAA atatcgTATGGGATTCCCACTGGGCTAGTAATTTGAAATGTGGTCAGATATCAGCAGTGTCTATAGATCCCAATGGTAACATAGGAATATTTCACAGAGGTTCAAGAAAATGGGATCAAACTACATTCGATATAAATGACAGAtttaatccagatgagggcCCGATTCAAGAGAACACTATAATTCTTTTAGATAAATCTGGAAGAAAACTGTTTGAATGGGGTGCAAACATGTTTTATTTACCACATGGTATAACAATTGATTCATATGGAAATTATTGGATAACTGATGTTGCCTTACATCAGGTTTTTAAATATGATGCTAAAGACATAGCAATGATGAAAAATATGGCAAAATTGAAGAAAAGACAATATAACCAAGAAACAATGTTCCTTGATAATCATAGATTTAACAATGTGTTAGAAGGTCAAGCTATTAAGCCATCACTCGCTCTTGGAGATGCTTTTGAGCCTGGAAATAATGAAAGACGATTTTGTAAACCAACAGCAGTGGCTGTACAGAATAATGGTGATTTTTTTGTTAGTGATGGTTACTGCAATTTTAGAATTATTAAGTTTAATGCAAAAGGGGAAAGAATTTTACATTGGGGCCGACATTGGAATGGACAAG gaaGCATGTATGCACAAAGTCCTCCAGTAAATGCATTTCTTATACCACATGCTTTAGCTCTTGCTCCAGAGTACAACTTAATTTTTGTTGCTGATAGAGAAAATGGTAGAGTTCTATCTTTCTCCACGAATAATGGAACATTCCAGAAAGAATATAAGCATCCTGCGATTGGTACAAAGATTTACAGTGTGGCTTATGCTAAAGATAAGCTTTATTTGATCAATAGTCCAGAAGGAATTGAGAGAGCACATGCACAAGGCTTTGTTCTTGATGTAAATTCAGGAAATATATTATCCCAATTTGAACCAAATCATAATATGGAGAGGCCTCATGATATAGCTGTGACTGAAAATGGGTCTGAAATATATATAGTGGATTTGGACTATCACACTGTATACAGATTTTTGCAAG ATATAAATGCTTCGATGCAAACTGGTAATTTAGTGATGAAAAACGCTCGTCATGAACCCGCACCTTTAACGGACAGTAACTCTAACAATCCTTCTCCTGGAG GATGCTTATTAATAATGCGAAAAAGAATGCGCTGGGAAGCTGAGAGGCGAGAAAATTTTAAACTATCGAGTCTTTTGGATGGCAGAAGGAGCAAGAGCTTCAAGATATTGGAGAAACGGCCAAACCCACGAGATTTCAAACAATTGAACACAGAACCAGAAACATCGGAGGATGAACATCCGGAGAATAGTTTTACGAGGGTCATTTAA